GTTAGAATTCTCCATGCGAGTAGAATCTCAGAGCCTGTTAGAATCTGCGTTCCCATTAGAAATCTCTGACTTTTAGACTAATCTGTGCCCTAACAAATCTCGATCCTCATGAGAATCTTCTGCCACTGATAGAGTTGTTTGCTGTGTTAAAAATCTCAACTGTGTTAGAATCCCACACCCTGTTAGAATCCCACAACCCATCAGGAATCTGACCCATTGTGTCCTCTGTAATTCCTGCTGGAATCCTCTATCCTGTGAAGATTCTGTGGCCCAACTGAATCCTCTGGCCCTTGGAGTTCTTCCTGCCACCCCTCTTTTCCCCATGAAATGGGATCCTGGCTGAGCACTCCTTGCCCTCTGCAGGAGTCTTCCATCTGGGGGTGCCCGTGGAGGCCTTATTCTTCGTTGGGAACCAGCTCATCGCAACAAGCCACACAGGGCGCATCGGGGTGTGGAATGCTGTCACCAAGCACTGGCAGGTCAGAGGGCCGGCCAGCCTGGCTGCCCGTTTCCCGGGTGTCCAGACTGTACAGACACAGGGAGGGGTTCCTTTCTGCCCCACTCTACCTGGAGCGAGCCAGAGAACCCAGCAGTGGGCacatcctgggggtgggggtggggttgatAAAGGCCTCGAGAGCATCAGGGAGGCCTTTCTGGAAGAGGGGCTGCCAAGCTGACGTGAAGGATGGTTGGGTTTGGAAAGGAGGCACTGGATGGGGGAGCAGGTGAGGAGAGATTGTGTAAGAGGCAGAAACCCAAAGATAGATGCTCAAACATCTGTCATTCTCTCTGCACCCACCCCAAGTCATGtccaaaatgtaaaaaaaaatacacctacGATGTCGTTTTCTCCTGCTAAAGTGTGAgtgttggagagagagagacagacaagctgagaaaggagagaaagagatagagaaacaGATCATGGAAACAGAGGAGGAGGCGACAGAGAAGGCTGGACAGAGAGAAACCAGGACTGAATGACTGTGGTAGATGAAGGgatgcagagagagagatggagatgaATAGAGAAATGTCAAAAATAGAGTCAAGGAGAGGCCAAGAGACAGAAGCGTCAACCAAGAGACattcagagacagagacacagatggAGCTGGGCCTGGGGTAGGCGAGGCTGGAGAGAAGTGGGCCTAGAAACCCCAGGAGGGTTCAGGAGCGGGGCAGAGAGGGCATGCTGTGAGGGGGCACTGTGGAGACAAAGGTAGGGAGGGCTACAGGCtgtcctgccctgcccccaggtcCAGGAGGTGCAGCCCATCACCAGTTACGACGCGGCAGGCTCCTTCCTTCTCCTGGGCTGCAACAACGGCTCCATCTACTACGTGGGTGAGCAGCGGCTGGCCCCCCAGCTGCCCAAGAGCCTCCCCGGGAagtgggagaggaggggaaaggctaGGGCACCTTGAACAAACCCGCTCTGCCCTCTCCGCACCCCAGATGTGCAGAAGTTCCCCCTGCGCATGAAGGACAATGACCTCCTCGTCAGCGAGCTCTACCGGGACCCAGCAGAGGACGGGGTCACGGCCCTCAGTGTCTACCTCACCCCCAAGACCAGTAAGCTATGACCCGGCTCCCCACTCTGCCGTCAGCAGCCAGCCCCAGCCGGCAGCTGTCTCCCAACTGCGTGTGTAGCATGACCCAGTGAGATTTATTGAGAGGGGGACAGATTAACTCTCATTTAGTCATTTAACAAACACTGAgcaccaagcactgttctaggtgctgggcgACGGCGGGCCTCTCCACCAGGGGTGAAATTGGCCGCTAGTAGTTCATGTTTGTGTTCCTTTCCCATCTCTGCGATTAGGGCATGATGCTTCATGCTCCTAAAACAAAGAGGATGCGTGTTTTACAGTGGCTGGAACTGAGTTCTGTCACTTGGGAcagttttttggttttattttcttgaccTCAAATACACAGAAATGGgttaatgtttgtttgtttgtttttattacaatataattcccgtaccataaaattcacaattcagtgatttttagtagatTCACATAGTTGTACAACCATtgtcactatctaattccagaacatttttatcaccccaaaaagaaaccccatactcgtTAGCAATCACACCCACTACTCCTTCCtggcagcccctggaaaccactaatctactctctgtccctatggatttgcctcttctagacatttcatgtaaatggaattggaatcatacagtatgtggccttttgcgtctggcttttttcacttagcataagggttaattgttttttcatttttagtgctTTTTAGATCTTACAGTATCTTTGCCTGACCCACACAGCTGTGATTTCACACAaaggttgcaaatattttcccccatgttttcttctaaaagctttgtagtttagttttagctcttacatgtaGGTATCTGTTCTATTTCAAATTAACTTCTCTGTATGGTGTGAGGTCGGGATCACGGTACGCTTTTTTCTAGCAGGAGTAGATGAATAATACACCTAACTGCACAGCATTTCATCATGTAAGAACCctttctcatttcatttatttagtccttccctccccatccccctccctgccacatccaCTATTCTGTCATGCTtaacatttcttttcatttgtagTCAGGTTTTTGAATTTCATAAATGGCGTTGGGTGTATATCTCAGTTGTCCCTTCCTGTTGTCTGCCTGCCCCAGGTTAATACCCATCCATGTTGCTCTGCATAACCCTGATCCATTGCTTGTCACTGCTGCACAAAATATTACAACCACATTTGCCTACTCCCATTCCTTAGGATGGTCCATTAAGTTTCTGACAGTTACAAAATAACTTTTCCCCTGTTGGAAAGTTGGCGAGTGCTGGGAGGCCCTCAGACACACGCAGTTGTCTTTTCTTGTCTTGCTGTCTATCTGTTACACgtttttctgtctctctaattCCCTCCCtctctatgtctgtctgtctctctccctatATCCGTccctgtgactcagtttcttggctgcctgtgtgtgtctgtttctctctgtcttcccTCTCTTGTTAGCTCTCTCTGTCTGAATTTCTGTCTctggttctctctttctctgatctGTCCCTTTGTTTCTGTGTCTGATCTtagcctgtctctctctctcggtcTTGGTCTCTCTGTTACCCCGTCCCTCTCTTCATCCTCGGCCCCTCCCCAGGTGACAGTGGGAACTGGATCGAGATTGCCTATGGCACCAGCTCAGGGGGCGTGCGGGTCATTGTGCAGCACCCCGAGACGGTGGGCTCGGGGCCTCAGCTCTTCCAGACCTTCACCGTGCATCGCAGCCCCGTCACCAAGATCATGCTCTCAGAGAAGCACCTCATCTCAGGTGGGTCTTGCCGGCTGCCCCCGGGGCCCATCTCCCTGCAGGAGGGGTGGCTCGGACCAGGTGGATGAGGATTTCCACTGAGGAGGCACATTGTGTAGGGAGAGACCTAGAGAATGCTGTAAGGGGACCAGTCTGGGGGAGAGCGAATTTGCCAGGGAGGGGGGAATTtgtcaattcaacaaacatttatggagcacctactctgtgccaggcaaagGGGATACAGTGATAAACAAGACAGGCCAGGTCCCTACCCTTGTGGAGCTGATGTTCTGGTGGGTAcggcagacaataaataaattaaaatataagtcAGTATCAGgcagtgaatgaaaacacagctgCGTGGGTGGCTAGAGAGTGTCGGGATCACTGGAGAGTGCGTGGTTCTAGCAaggcctttccttttttttttttttttttgtgaggaagatcagccctatgctaacatctgccagtcctcctctttttttgctgaggaagactggccctgggctaacatccatgcctcatcttcctccactttatatgggacaccgccacagcatggcttgccaagcagtacatcagtgcgcgcctgggatccaaaccggtgaaccccaggccgccgcagcggaatgcgcgcacttaaccacttgcgccaccgggctggcccctagcaagGCCTTTCTGAGTAAGGAGCTTTGAGCAGACATGAGGGAATGAGCAGAGCAGATCGGTGGGGACAAGcgttccaggtggagggaacaggcATTGCTAAGGCTCTGAGGTGGGAGGATGTTTGATGTGTCTGAGAAAGAGCAGGGAGCCCCCTTTGCCTGGAGTGGAGTGGACGAGGGAGAGGGTGAGAGGTGACGGGGGCAGGTCAGTGGGACCTTGGAAGCCACAGAGAAGACTTTGTCCTCGACCCTGGCTGAGACGGAGCCACAGGAGGGCTCTGAGCAGAGGAAGGACATGACCTGATGGAGGTGTTCCCAGACCCCCTCTGGCTGCGTGTTGGGACAGACTGTGGGGGCAGGATGGGAGCAGGAGACCCGGGAGGAGGCTGCTGTGATGGTCCAGGCAGGAGATGGATGGACAGGAGCAGGTGGGGGCAGTGGACGGGGTTAGGTGAGGTCAGGCTCTGGAACGATTTTGGAGGCGGAGCCAACAGGATTTTTGACCATTTGGAGTTCTAGGGAAGAGAATTCTCTGAGGGGGAGGAATTCAAAGGGGATAGGATCCTGACACCTCTGAAAGGGAGTCATCCTGGGGCTCAGGAGGGTCAGGCAGTGGTGATGCCCAGCCGGGCCTGACCTGCTGCCGCCCCCTGCTCCTCAGTCTGTGCCGACAACAACCACGTGCGGACTTGGTCTGTGACCCGCTTCCGAGGCATGATTTCCACGCAGCCCGGCTCCACCCCACTCGCTTCCTTCAAGATCCTGGCGCTGGAGTCGGCCGACGGGCATGGCGGCTGCAGTGCTGGCAATGACATCGGTGCCTATTGGCCGCTTGCCCCCCACCCCATGGGCCCACCTGTCCCCTGTTGGCCTCCATTGACCCCTTACCTGACCCCTGTACACCTCTCCTGACCTACCCAGCTGACCTGGTTGACCTCCACTGACCGCCACCTGACCCAGGACCCCCCCAAGCCACCCTCCCCATCCCTGATGTGGCTGCCCCTCACCCTCTCTGACCCACCCAGCTCCAGCAGCCCAGGGATGGGATCCTAGTCCTGGGAGGGGGCTCATCAGTGGGGAAGGGGGCAGAGCCCTGGGTCCAGAGGTCCCGCAgacccagctggccctgacccCGACCCTTGCCCGGCCCAGGCCCCTACGGCGAGCGGGATGACCAGCAGGTGTTCATTCAGAAGGTGGTGCCAAGCGCCAGCCAGCTCTTCGTGCGCCTTTCATCCACCGGTCAGCGGTGAGGACCGTCCCGTCAAACGGGAGGGTGGTCAGAGGAGAAGGCAAGATGCCAGCTGGGTGACGGTGGCCGGAAGGGGGTCCCAGCCACGGAGCACTGAGGGAGCAAAGGCTGGGGGGAGCAGGAGCCTGGTCCTAGGTTTGGGGGCTAGAGGTGTCAAAGGTGTGACCTGTGTGTGGGGGATGAAGCTGGAGAACCCCAGGCGCTCGTGCTGGACCTCAAACAGAGGTCGCCCTGTGTGGTTAGGGCGGGATGGGGGGCCGGGCAGAGGGGTCAGGGTGGGATGGATGGGGGGCCAGGCAGAGGGGTCAGGGCCGGGATGGGGGTGCCCCGGCAGAGGGGTCAGGGCGGGATGGATGGAGGGCCGGGCAGAGGGGTCAGGGCGGGATGGGAGGCTGGGTAGAGGGGTCAGGGTGGGATGGGGGTGCCCTGGCAGAGGGGTCAGGGTGGGATGGGGGTGCCCCGGCAGAGGGGTCAGGGCCGGGATGGGGGTGCCCCGGCAGAGGGGTCAAGGTGGGATGGATGGGGGACCGGGCAGAGGGGTCAGGGCGGGATGGGAAGCTGGGCAGAGGAGTCAGGGTGGGATGGATGGGGGGCCAGGCAGAGGGGTCAGGGCCAGGATGGGGGTGCCCTGGCAGAGGGGTCAGGGCGGGATGGATGGGGGGCCGGGCAGAGGGGTCAGGGCGGGATGGATGGGAGGCTGGGTAGAGGGGTCAGGGTGGGATGGGGGTGCCCCGGCAGAGGGGTCAGggtgggatggatggaggggCCGGGCAGAGGGATCAGGGCCGGgatgggaggggcacagggagctGTAGGAGCCCCGAGGAGGTGCTTGCTCGAGCCTGGGAGGGGAGCCTGGGAAGAGGAGActctgagcagagacctggagGAAAACTGGAATGAGCAGAGGAAAGCAGGGAGGGGAAAGGGTGTGCCAGGCTGAAGGGGCAGCGTGTGCAGAGGCTGGACTGGCCCAGTAGGCTGACCAGTGAAGTGCACGTGGTGTCTGGGGGCTGGAGCAGGGAACAGGAGGTGAGAAGTGAGGCTGCAGAGGGGTGGGAAGAGCCCACTACCGTATGGAAGAGCTGAGACTGTCCTGAGGGCACTGGCTGCTGTGAGGGGGATGGACTAGAGGTTGGAGAGGAGGCCAAGAGCCCAGGGAGGAGGCTAGGACAGGTGCCTGACCAGAGCGGGCAGGGCTTGGCCGGGGCcagatggggaggggaggagagggccgAGTGGACTGGCCATGGGGAATGACGAGAGATGAAGGAGGCACCGAGGCTGAGAGTCAGGCCTTCCCCGAGCCGGGAACTGGGGAGAGCAGCAGATCTGGGGAGAATCCCATTTGGGACACGTGGTGGGAGTGCAGGCGGGGGACGTCCAGGAGGCTGCTGGACGCCCGGGGCTGGAACCCAAGAGAGTAGGTTGGGGAAGGATGAGGAAGCTCGGGGTGGTCATTGAGAGGCAGGAACTGAAGCCATCGCGGTGGGGCCTGTGGCCCGGGATGGGTGTGAGGATGAGAAGAGGGACCAGGCCAGGCCCGGGTGTGGCCCGGGTGACCCCCCCTCGCCTCCCTCTCAGGGTGTGCTCCGTGCGCTCGGTGGACGGCTCGCCCACCACTGCCTTCACGGTGCTCGAGTGCGAGGGCTCTCGGAGGCTTGGCTCGCGGCCCCGGCGCTACCTGCTCACCGGCCAGGCCAACGGCAGCCTGGCCATGTGGGACCTGACCACCGCCATGGACGGCCTCGGCCAGGCGCCTGGTACTCCCTGCCCCGCCTCCATCCCGTCCCAAGCCCACAGACTCACGCTGAACCCCTCTCCACAACCTCCATTGTGATCTCCCTCCCCAGGCCTTGCCCTCTGACCCCTTTCTCTGCCCTCCAACCCTTCCCTGCCCTGACTTTTCAACCCCTCTCAGCTGCTGACCCCTGTCCCTTGACCTCTGTGTCTTTTCTCCTATCCCAACCTCAATCCTTGCGTATGACCTCTGTCCCTTGGCCTGTGACCCTTGTCTTGCCCCCTGACCCTGCTTCCTTGCCCCCCAGCAGGTGGCCTGACAGAGGAAGAGCTGATGGAACAGCTGGAACAGTGCGAACTAACCCCACTGGCTTCCTCGCGGggctctctccccagcccctcaccccGTACCTCTCTCACCAGGTAGGCCTGACTCTATTTCCCCTTCtgtgcagtgggggagggggagaacatggtggccatggggcctcagctgccccaTGATGACCTGCATTGACCCTCCTCCCCCCTCAGTCTCCACTCGGCCTCCAGCAACACCTCCCTGTCCAGCCACGGCCACCGTGGGAGCCCGAGCGCCCCCCAGGCTGAGGCCCGGCGCCGCGGGGGAGGCAGCTTCGTGGAGCGCTGCCAGGAACTGGTGCGGAGTGGGCCGGAGCCCCGACGGCCACCTACCCCAGCCCCCCGGCCCTCTGCGGGTCTTGGGGCTCCCCTCACACCCCCCAAGGTGAAGCTCAACGAAACTTCCTTCTGaacacagctgccacagtgcctTTGGTTCCCCAGGTCCGGGAGGACTCAGCTGCCTCTGTTTCCTGTCAGAGCCCTGGGTTCAGGGCCAGGGCCTCCTTGGAGTGGTCACCGTTACTAGGTCCCCACTGTCCCCCTTTTCTGGAGCCAAAGTCACACTCTCCTAATAAAGTTCTCACTGCCAACACCTTGCTTACATTCTTAGAGAGTTTTGAGACTCCTAGGGAAAGAGTGGGAGAGATGGGGGGCCCAACTAGGTCCCAGGTTGTAGATTCAGGAACATCTGTCTCCTGGTTTAAGCAAAGAAGGGGAATGTATTGGTTTACACTTTGGCTTCaggtatggctggatccaggggtTCAGACACTCATCCAGAATGTCTTTCCATCTTTTAGCTTTGCTTTCCTCTTGGATGCATCATTCTCAGTCAGGTTTTCCCCTCTCTGTGCCAAGATGACTCCAGGTAGCTCCTTAGCAACTTTTTTCTCTCTGGCAGCAACAAAAATCAAAGGATTGATTCTCATTGGCTTGAATTGAGTCAGAGGGCCTTccttgaaccaatcactgtggctgGCGTGATGGAGGCCTTCCATTGTCCCAGGGATCCTGTGCCCTCACAAGCCAGGGGGTGGGGTCAGCCCCCTGTTGACAGAGTGGAGGAGGAATTCCCGTAGGTGAATTGGGGTCCTGTTAGCACAGGCAGGGATGAATGGCTATAGGGTGGCGGAAACACTGATGTTGGTGATGTGATTGCCACGTCCTTGACTTTTATACCCTAAACCTCACCACTGCAAACACTTTGCCCACATCCCTGGCTACCTAGTCTTTCACCCTTTCCTGCCCACACCAGAGAGGGTATGTAGGACAGGTTCAGCTCACCCCAGCCTAACATCCTTGGGATTTTTCCCCAAATAATGCCTATTACTATGGCAACTCCTCAGGGATGTTTTCTGCATCTTTTCCTTGGGCcaatgaagaggagagaaagtggGCCAGACTAGGAAAAATGGATTTTATAATATGCTAATTCTAGAATTCCAGAGTTTCTGGAATGCCAGAGCTTCTGTAACATGGTGGAGTGGGCTCTAGACTATTAGGGAATCCAGAACACAGGAATATTCTAGAGTGCTAGTGGATGAACAATATTAGGGTTCTCCCGTGCATGTCAGAGAATCCAGAGAGTAGAAGTTTCTGACAAAAGAACCTGGAAAGTCAATGATTCTA
This genomic window from Diceros bicornis minor isolate mBicDic1 chromosome 34, mDicBic1.mat.cur, whole genome shotgun sequence contains:
- the SHKBP1 gene encoding SH3KBP1-binding protein 1 isoform X1, whose translation is MAAVAPAAEGVPGRGPPGEVIHLNVGGKRFSTSRQTLTWIPDSFFSSLLSGRISTLKDETGAIFIDRDPTVFAPILNFLRTKELDPRGVHGSSLLHEAQFYGLTPLVRRLQLREELDRSSCGNVLFNGYLPPPVFPVKRRTRHSMVGPQQAGGRPAPVRRSNTMPPNLGNAGLLGRMLDEKAPPSPSGLPEEPGMVRLVCGHHNWIAVAYTQFLVCYRLKEASGWQLVFSSPRLDWPIERLALTARVLGGALGEHDKMVAAATGSEILLWALQAEGGGSEIGVFHLGVPVEALFFVGNQLIATSHTGRIGVWNAVTKHWQVQEVQPITSYDAAGSFLLLGCNNGSIYYVDVQKFPLRMKDNDLLVSELYRDPAEDGVTALSVYLTPKTSDSGNWIEIAYGTSSGGVRVIVQHPETVGSGPQLFQTFTVHRSPVTKIMLSEKHLISVCADNNHVRTWSVTRFRGMISTQPGSTPLASFKILALESADGHGGCSAGNDIGPYGERDDQQVFIQKVVPSASQLFVRLSSTGQRVCSVRSVDGSPTTAFTVLECEGSRRLGSRPRRYLLTGQANGSLAMWDLTTAMDGLGQAPAGGLTEEELMEQLEQCELTPLASSRGSLPSPSPRTSLTSLHSASSNTSLSSHGHRGSPSAPQAEARRRGGGSFVERCQELVRSGPEPRRPPTPAPRPSAGLGAPLTPPKVKLNETSF
- the SHKBP1 gene encoding SH3KBP1-binding protein 1 isoform X2; amino-acid sequence: MAAVAPAAEGVPGRGPPGEVIHLNVGGKRFSTSRQTLTWIPDSFFSSLLSGRISTLKDETGAIFIDRDPTVFAPILNFLRTKELDPRGVHGSSLLHEAQFYGLTPLVRRLQLREELDRSSCGNVLFNGYLPPPVFPVKRRTRHSMVGPQQAGGRPAPVRRSNTMPPNLGNAGLLGRMLDEKAPPSPSGLPEEPGMVRLVCGHHNWIAVAYTQFLVCYRLKEASGWQLVFSSPRLDWPIERLALTARVLGGALGEHDKMVAAATGSEILLWALQAEGGGSEIGVFHLGVPVEALFFVGNQLIATSHTGRIGVWNAVTKHWQVQEVQPITSYDAAGSFLLLGCNNGSIYYVDVQKFPLRMKDNDLLVSELYRDPAEDGVTALSVYLTPKTSDSGNWIEIAYGTSSGGVRVIVQHPETVGSGPQLFQTFTVHRSPVTKIMLSEKHLISVCADNNHVRTWSVTRFRGMISTQPGSTPLASFKILALESADGHGGCSAGNDIGPYGERDDQQVFIQKVVPSASQLFVRLSSTGQRVCSVRSVDGSPTTAFTVLECEGSRRLGSRPRRYLLTGQANGSLAMWDLTTAMDGLGQAPGGLTEEELMEQLEQCELTPLASSRGSLPSPSPRTSLTSLHSASSNTSLSSHGHRGSPSAPQAEARRRGGGSFVERCQELVRSGPEPRRPPTPAPRPSAGLGAPLTPPKVKLNETSF
- the SHKBP1 gene encoding SH3KBP1-binding protein 1 isoform X3, with the translated sequence MAAVAPAAEGVPGRGPPGEVIHLNVGGKRFSTSRQTLTWIPDSFFSSLLSGRISTLKDETGAIFIDRDPTVFAPILNFLRTKELDPRGVHGSSLLHEAQFYGLTPLVRRLQLREELDRSSCGNVLFNGYLPPPVFPVKRRTRHSMVGPQQAGGRPAPVRRSNTMPPNLGNAGLLGRMLDEKAPPSPSGLPEEPGMVRLVCGHHNWIAVAYTQFLVCYRLKEASGWQLVFSSPRLDWPIERLALTARVLGGALGEHDKMVAAATGSEILLWALQAEGGGSEIGVFHLGVPVEALFFVGNQLIATSHTGRIGVWNAVTKHWQVQEVQPITSYDAAGSFLLLGCNNGSIYYVDVQKFPLRMKDNDLLVSELYRDPAEDGVTALSVYLTPKTSDSGNWIEIAYGTSSGGVRVIVQHPETVGSGPQLFQTFTVHRSPVTKIMLSEKHLISVCADNNHVRTWSVTRFRGMISTQPGSTPLASFKILALESADGHGGCSAGNDIGPYGERDDQQVFIQKVVPSASQLFVRLSSTGQRWPDRGRADGTAGTVRTNPTGFLAGLSPQPLTPYLSHQSPLGLQQHLPVQPRPPWEPERPPG